A DNA window from uncultured Methanoregula sp. contains the following coding sequences:
- a CDS encoding radical SAM protein — protein sequence MNVLLINVPSRKGIGGKCLPMGLLYVGGILERAGHIAKIIDPYIKDTELIEFDRKNFSDIDEIIDQFHPEIIGFGGIGSSYGRTKILSEYLYKKYPGIFQIAGGPLSSVSELLLMKTRITLVFHGETEITFPLFLEKFGKNQDWKEIPGISFLDGDRTIRNAPAPQIENLDEIPLPAYHLIRVEDYFGSITGLLNAYPDDYGKNFDTEFVSRKIQAGGDLFIITTSRGCTHRCSFCYRHMKGYRQHSVPYVINHIRFLQSQYGIHGFEFGDELFNSKKEWVLDFCQALADEKLDIYYRILGNRVDRMDREILQRLKDTGCIYATYGQESGSDTILREYKKGVTAEKNTEITRLTKEIGLISPIQIVIGSPGETQRTINETIQFLKDNDAGNPSINYLIPFPETPIWKYVIENRLVTDIENYLDVVAELGGAAPVINLTHVPDRVWRSWYSQILLEVKLHGYLRDGKKFHYIIFYPIIKIINLVNPFIPRVFIKSLKKLSSEG from the coding sequence ATGAATGTTCTTCTTATCAATGTCCCTTCCCGTAAAGGAATTGGTGGTAAATGCCTGCCAATGGGATTATTATATGTTGGTGGCATTTTGGAACGAGCCGGCCATATTGCAAAAATTATAGATCCTTATATCAAGGACACGGAATTAATTGAATTTGACCGGAAAAATTTTTCTGATATCGATGAAATAATCGATCAATTTCATCCGGAAATTATTGGGTTTGGGGGAATTGGGTCATCTTATGGGCGCACAAAAATACTATCCGAATATCTCTATAAAAAATATCCCGGTATTTTCCAGATCGCCGGGGGCCCCCTCTCATCTGTATCTGAATTGTTATTAATGAAAACACGAATAACCCTTGTTTTTCATGGAGAAACGGAAATAACATTTCCTTTGTTCTTGGAAAAATTCGGAAAAAACCAGGATTGGAAAGAAATTCCCGGGATCTCCTTTCTTGATGGTGATCGTACGATACGAAATGCACCCGCCCCCCAGATTGAAAATCTGGATGAAATCCCCCTTCCTGCGTATCATCTTATCCGGGTTGAAGATTACTTTGGCTCAATTACCGGATTACTTAATGCATATCCAGATGACTATGGGAAAAATTTTGATACTGAATTCGTCTCCAGAAAAATCCAGGCAGGCGGAGATTTGTTCATCATAACTACCTCTCGCGGATGTACTCACCGGTGCAGTTTTTGTTATCGTCACATGAAAGGATATCGTCAGCACAGTGTGCCCTATGTGATCAACCATATCAGATTCCTTCAATCGCAGTACGGTATCCATGGATTCGAATTTGGTGATGAACTGTTTAATTCGAAAAAAGAGTGGGTTCTTGATTTTTGTCAGGCACTTGCGGATGAAAAGCTTGACATTTATTATCGTATTCTTGGAAACCGCGTCGACAGAATGGACCGTGAGATTCTTCAGCGACTCAAGGATACCGGCTGTATTTATGCAACCTATGGTCAGGAATCAGGATCCGACACAATATTACGAGAATATAAAAAAGGGGTAACTGCAGAAAAGAATACTGAGATTACACGTTTGACGAAAGAGATTGGTCTGATCAGTCCGATCCAGATTGTGATTGGATCCCCCGGGGAAACTCAACGAACAATAAATGAAACAATTCAGTTTTTAAAGGATAATGATGCAGGAAATCCATCAATCAATTATCTCATCCCTTTCCCGGAAACCCCCATCTGGAAATATGTTATTGAGAATCGATTAGTCACGGATATTGAGAACTATTTGGACGTCGTGGCAGAGCTGGGTGGAGCAGCACCCGTGATAAATCTCACGCATGTTCCCGACCGAGTTTGGCGGAGTTGGTACTCTCAGATTCTCCTGGAAGTCAAGCTGCATGGTTATCTTCGAGATGGAAAAAAATTCCATTACATAATATTTTATCCGATTATAAAAATTATTAATCTGGTCAATCCGTTTATACCCAGGGTTTTCATCAAATCCCTGAAAAAGTTATCCTCTGAAGGTTAG
- a CDS encoding glycosyltransferase family protein, which translates to MKVVAIIQARMGSKRLPGKSLMQIAGKPLLWYVLERVKAAETLDVVILATSINPENDELCDLANESHVEFFRGSETDVLSRFVEAGKIAQADVIVRICADNPLIDPGEIDRIVRHHISEGCDYSFNHIPARDNNYPDGIGAEVVNAQLLYSLQETELTPEDREHVTLYITRNSDKYSIRTLEAPYEIIGPDIKLDIDTEDDFARMKSFIEHLPQEGKPLWSAAEIVRKYREFFKKKVIILIATRQDADFCCNLYTTSSSVYIPVVTSPYAEGEFKNRGIPIQRVDRYFDSQEIYTLGMENYQKLEKICSLFDTILLKTDPWIEKFSFQLTRYNFFALKFQLDNLTMKTRILQKLITINKPDLIISFSNPEFDRREVVQNPAEIPPSLNYYSIILKHQGWSCKTAIFSLITNKSEKNKTNTVYQKICLGSGIRAHIIRITDWIKLARSQRIITRAVQFFSKMNIGVRKKKCIIDLGFSYDWSSILYPLWEHGYYFHHMDQRSEPKQKRSDGLNSLFLVLKSELKQYCIVDSIDYSDLYYSTILSLLEKQICLIPGIVTSVEQEISLKKPLAFVSPPKTRVEEHIIARIFQYHHIPVISWQHGAYGHHSAPILFYTEYQNTDIHLNWGNGVLNAMLHDPLNKTSIKDIPVGSFQLQQLFKRNLPKKYKYSILYVTTGYFNNFFYISYPYPVHDNQLWSVQKDIIRILGNSQRNTVVKIHQSDDSKVLFSDYLTSRSFQNVRIIKNEYTFIELLQQSEIVIIDFPSTVLLQSIAMHKVIFVLMKIITLNDDAIRLLKKRVYYAQTTEELGMLIDNYLNNIPLDQNPDINNTEFFEQYGIASINGSIEDRLIPILNNISDGNMMESN; encoded by the coding sequence ATGAAAGTTGTCGCAATCATTCAGGCAAGAATGGGATCCAAACGACTCCCTGGGAAATCATTGATGCAGATTGCCGGCAAACCATTGCTATGGTATGTCCTTGAGCGGGTGAAAGCAGCGGAAACACTGGACGTTGTAATTCTTGCTACATCAATAAACCCTGAAAATGATGAACTCTGTGACCTCGCAAACGAATCACATGTGGAGTTTTTTCGTGGATCAGAGACGGACGTATTGTCTCGCTTTGTTGAAGCGGGAAAAATTGCCCAAGCAGATGTCATTGTCAGAATCTGTGCGGACAATCCACTTATCGATCCTGGAGAGATTGACAGGATTGTCAGACACCACATTTCTGAGGGGTGTGATTATTCGTTTAATCATATTCCGGCAAGGGATAACAATTACCCGGATGGAATCGGGGCCGAAGTCGTTAATGCTCAGCTATTATACTCTCTGCAGGAAACCGAACTGACACCAGAAGACCGGGAGCATGTCACGCTGTATATTACCCGGAATTCCGACAAATATTCCATCAGGACTCTTGAAGCACCTTACGAGATAATCGGACCGGATATTAAACTGGATATTGATACTGAAGACGATTTTGCGAGAATGAAAAGTTTTATTGAACATCTGCCACAGGAAGGGAAGCCTCTTTGGTCTGCAGCAGAGATTGTGAGAAAATACCGGGAATTTTTTAAAAAAAAAGTCATCATTCTGATAGCTACACGACAGGATGCTGACTTCTGTTGCAACCTGTATACAACATCCTCATCCGTATATATCCCCGTTGTAACATCTCCTTATGCTGAGGGAGAATTTAAGAACCGGGGTATACCGATACAACGGGTTGATCGATACTTCGATTCACAGGAAATCTATACTCTGGGAATGGAAAATTATCAAAAACTTGAAAAAATCTGCTCACTTTTTGATACAATTCTCTTGAAAACCGATCCATGGATAGAAAAATTTTCTTTTCAACTTACACGCTATAATTTTTTTGCATTAAAATTCCAGTTGGATAATCTCACAATGAAAACCCGGATACTTCAAAAATTGATTACAATAAATAAGCCTGATCTTATAATTTCTTTCTCCAATCCGGAATTTGACCGACGGGAGGTAGTTCAGAATCCCGCTGAGATCCCACCTTCATTAAATTATTATTCGATTATTCTCAAACATCAGGGATGGTCGTGTAAAACTGCGATTTTTTCCTTAATAACCAATAAAAGTGAGAAGAATAAAACAAACACCGTTTACCAAAAGATCTGTTTGGGATCTGGTATACGAGCGCACATAATACGGATCACAGACTGGATAAAATTGGCAAGAAGCCAGAGAATCATAACGCGGGCAGTACAGTTTTTTTCCAAAATGAATATCGGAGTCCGCAAGAAAAAATGTATTATCGATTTGGGGTTCAGCTACGATTGGTCCAGTATTCTCTATCCATTGTGGGAGCACGGGTATTATTTCCATCACATGGATCAAAGATCCGAACCGAAACAAAAAAGATCCGATGGCCTGAATTCGCTATTCCTAGTATTGAAAAGTGAACTGAAACAGTATTGTATCGTGGATTCAATTGATTATTCGGACCTGTATTACTCCACGATTCTCTCGCTCCTTGAAAAGCAGATTTGCCTGATTCCGGGTATTGTGACTTCTGTTGAACAGGAAATATCATTAAAAAAACCCTTGGCGTTCGTTTCTCCGCCAAAAACCAGAGTTGAGGAACATATAATAGCCAGGATTTTTCAGTATCATCACATTCCTGTAATTTCGTGGCAACATGGAGCATATGGTCATCATTCTGCGCCTATACTATTCTATACGGAATACCAGAACACCGATATTCATCTGAACTGGGGAAATGGTGTGCTCAACGCGATGCTGCACGATCCCCTGAACAAAACATCCATTAAAGACATCCCGGTGGGTTCCTTTCAGCTTCAGCAGTTATTTAAAAGGAATTTGCCAAAAAAATACAAATATTCAATTTTATACGTTACTACCGGTTATTTTAATAATTTTTTTTATATAAGTTATCCATACCCTGTGCATGACAACCAACTTTGGTCAGTTCAAAAAGATATCATTCGGATTCTGGGCAATTCCCAACGTAACACCGTAGTTAAAATTCATCAAAGTGATGATTCAAAAGTATTATTTTCTGATTACCTTACAAGTAGATCATTTCAGAATGTCCGGATAATAAAAAACGAGTATACATTTATCGAACTCTTGCAACAGTCAGAAATTGTGATAATCGATTTTCCAAGCACCGTATTATTGCAATCCATTGCTATGCACAAAGTTATTTTTGTTCTTATGAAGATTATTACACTCAATGATGATGCAATAAGACTTCTAAAGAAACGTGTTTATTATGCACAGACTACCGAAGAGCTGGGAATGCTGATCGATAACTACCTTAATAATATCCCGCTCGATCAAAATCCGGATATCAACAACACCGAATTTTTTGAACAATACGGAATAGCCTCAATAAACGGATCTATTGAAGATCGGCTGATTCCCATACTGAACAATATCAGTGACGGGAATATGATGGAAAGCAATTAA
- a CDS encoding N-acetylneuraminate synthase family protein encodes MTDRKMTDMKTTTNAGNFPNNNRGVFLIAEAGCNFEGDIERAKEMITMASRNGADAIKFQTFIPDKLVTRDAPKFWDIKGCPGETQYDEFEQTPRLEFEDYLELKAYAEKAGICFFSTPSDESSVDLLEAIDVPLYKISSMDITHIPLIKYIAKTGKPMIISTGASTLDEIQFAVSAAESEGNHNISLLHCITNYPTKIKDVNLAMMLEIKEAFPDYPIGYSDHTIMPNSVPVISAAVALGATVIEKHYTFNKNNPGYDHEISMDYQDLKEISETIRIVRQSLGSRFKKPVKSELKSRKWARRSIVSEVPIKKGTRITKKMVSIKRPGTGIEPKFINKIIGSSANHDIPEDTVIQWDMVVHQIKK; translated from the coding sequence ATGACTGATAGGAAGATGACAGATATGAAAACAACAACAAACGCAGGAAATTTCCCCAATAACAACAGGGGAGTATTTCTCATCGCGGAAGCCGGATGCAATTTTGAAGGCGATATCGAACGAGCAAAAGAAATGATTACGATGGCATCCCGGAATGGCGCAGATGCTATCAAATTCCAGACATTTATCCCTGATAAACTGGTTACGCGGGATGCCCCGAAATTCTGGGATATAAAAGGGTGCCCGGGAGAGACGCAATATGATGAATTCGAACAAACACCGCGTCTTGAATTTGAAGATTACCTTGAATTGAAGGCATATGCGGAAAAAGCCGGTATCTGCTTCTTTTCAACGCCTTCGGATGAATCATCGGTCGATCTGCTTGAAGCTATTGACGTTCCCCTGTATAAGATCAGTTCAATGGATATTACTCACATCCCACTGATAAAATATATCGCAAAAACAGGTAAGCCGATGATCATCTCAACTGGTGCATCCACCCTTGATGAGATCCAGTTCGCCGTTTCAGCTGCGGAATCCGAGGGTAACCATAATATCTCGCTCCTCCACTGCATCACAAATTATCCTACAAAAATCAAGGACGTAAACCTTGCAATGATGCTTGAAATCAAAGAAGCATTTCCAGACTATCCGATAGGCTACTCGGATCATACAATTATGCCAAATAGTGTTCCGGTGATAAGTGCCGCTGTCGCGCTTGGTGCAACGGTTATTGAAAAACATTACACATTTAATAAGAACAATCCCGGTTACGATCATGAAATATCCATGGATTACCAAGATCTAAAAGAAATTTCCGAAACTATCCGAATCGTGAGGCAGTCCCTTGGCAGCAGATTTAAAAAACCCGTGAAATCGGAATTAAAATCCCGGAAATGGGCCAGGAGGAGTATTGTCTCAGAAGTTCCGATAAAAAAAGGAACACGGATTACAAAAAAGATGGTGAGCATCAAGCGGCCAGGAACGGGTATCGAGCCAAAATTTATTAATAAAATTATCGGTTCTTCCGCAAATCACGATATTCCCGAAGATACGGTGATTCAGTGGGATATGGTTGTTCATCAGATAAAAAAATGA
- a CDS encoding WbqC family protein produces the protein MRVGIHQPMYLPWCGLFDRIARSDLFILLDNVQYSKNYFINRNKIRTPQGWTWLTVPVISHGKSDQLIRDVETDGKIPWEHQHWKSISVSYAKAPYFKEYAGFFDEMYSTRWVYLNDVIKKTLTYLLQSLDIPTRIILASELDVTGKKNEYILNLCQNVGADEYLSGPDGRNYLNLPQWQEAGIEVLFHEYQHPEYPQLYGTFEPNMSVIDLLFNCGKSSKGILMAGQPDYRSHD, from the coding sequence GTGAGGGTTGGTATCCATCAGCCGATGTACCTGCCATGGTGCGGGTTGTTTGACCGGATCGCGAGAAGCGATCTCTTCATTCTCCTCGATAACGTCCAGTATTCTAAGAATTATTTTATCAACCGGAATAAGATCCGGACCCCGCAGGGATGGACGTGGCTTACAGTCCCGGTAATCAGCCATGGTAAATCCGATCAGCTCATTCGGGATGTAGAGACCGATGGGAAAATTCCATGGGAACACCAGCACTGGAAAAGCATCTCCGTCTCCTATGCAAAAGCCCCATATTTCAAAGAATATGCAGGCTTCTTTGATGAAATGTACTCCACGCGTTGGGTTTATCTCAATGATGTGATCAAGAAGACCCTCACGTATCTTTTACAATCGCTTGATATCCCAACCCGTATTATTCTAGCTTCCGAACTTGATGTGACGGGTAAAAAGAATGAATATATTCTGAACCTTTGTCAGAACGTAGGTGCCGATGAGTACCTCTCAGGCCCAGATGGCCGTAACTACCTCAACCTGCCACAATGGCAGGAGGCTGGTATTGAGGTTCTATTCCATGAATACCAGCACCCGGAGTATCCACAGTTGTATGGGACGTTTGAACCGAATATGTCCGTGATTGATCTTCTTTTCAACTGCGGCAAAAGCAGCAAGGGAATCCTCATGGCAGGTCAGCCCGATTACAGATCGCATGACTGA
- a CDS encoding DegT/DnrJ/EryC1/StrS family aminotransferase has product MIQVARPYFRNKEAILEDIAAVLESGRLMNGEMTRSFETSFARYIGSKYAISVNSCTTALEIVLRFYGIQEGEVIIPANTFIATGNAVLFAGGNAILADCRDDSYNIDIDEIQRKITKKTRGVIVVHIAGIVCEDIDKIRGLCQEHNLFLIEDCAHASGAELNGKRAGSFGNAGCFSFYPTKVMTTGAGGMITTDDEELDAFARSLRVHGSSPKGTSEIVNMGNDWFMDEIRAAIGLHQLQDINYQLTKRREIASWYTDKIQAIRRISIFPISEFSSPAYYKFPVQLHPDVPGAIFKEQFAKKYHVELESLYWPPCHLQPLYQKLFHYKEGDFPISERILRQQICLPIHAFITREDVDTVAEGLEVLL; this is encoded by the coding sequence ATGATCCAGGTAGCACGACCTTATTTCCGGAATAAGGAGGCGATTCTTGAGGATATCGCGGCAGTTCTGGAATCCGGAAGACTAATGAATGGAGAGATGACACGTTCATTCGAGACATCCTTTGCCCGGTATATCGGATCGAAATATGCCATTTCAGTGAATTCCTGTACTACGGCCCTTGAGATCGTTCTTCGATTCTACGGCATACAAGAGGGGGAAGTCATTATCCCCGCCAATACCTTCATCGCCACGGGCAATGCGGTCCTGTTTGCTGGAGGAAACGCCATCCTTGCCGATTGCCGCGACGACAGTTACAATATCGATATCGATGAGATCCAACGAAAGATCACCAAAAAAACCAGAGGTGTGATCGTTGTCCATATCGCAGGGATTGTCTGTGAGGATATCGATAAGATTCGCGGACTTTGTCAGGAGCACAACCTGTTCCTTATAGAGGATTGTGCGCATGCTTCCGGGGCTGAGCTGAACGGCAAAAGAGCCGGGTCATTTGGAAATGCCGGCTGCTTCTCGTTTTATCCTACAAAAGTCATGACCACCGGTGCGGGGGGTATGATCACTACGGATGATGAGGAACTCGACGCCTTTGCCCGCAGCCTGAGAGTTCATGGCAGCAGCCCGAAAGGTACAAGCGAGATCGTTAACATGGGGAACGACTGGTTCATGGACGAGATCCGGGCAGCCATCGGACTTCACCAGCTACAGGACATTAATTACCAGCTCACAAAACGGAGGGAAATTGCATCATGGTATACAGATAAAATCCAGGCAATCCGCAGAATTTCCATCTTTCCCATTTCTGAATTTTCCTCACCGGCATATTACAAATTCCCGGTTCAGCTCCATCCGGATGTGCCTGGGGCGATTTTCAAAGAACAGTTCGCCAAGAAGTATCATGTTGAACTCGAATCTCTCTACTGGCCGCCTTGTCACCTGCAGCCTCTCTACCAGAAATTATTCCACTACAAGGAGGGGGACTTCCCGATAAGTGAACGGATTCTCCGGCAACAGATCTGTCTCCCTATCCATGCTTTTATCACCCGAGAAGATGTGGATACCGTTGCTGAAGGACTGGAGGTTCTGCTGTGA
- a CDS encoding SDR family oxidoreductase, whose amino-acid sequence MVNVFLTGSTGYLGSSFLLHAPENWKIYCFGRTRPTFPLPEHAEWISGNLRSGPSDITIPEDTDTIIHLAGIKGNSACIAQPYEAIATNINGTHHLLEMAKKRNIPKIVFASTYWVYGENRSAPFEEHMTVAPSEMYGLSKAVSELEIQSSGIDYQILRFANIFGTGSGIRPEEVVYYFIRSASRGESIRLEHGGFQEIDLIEISDACAVIRAAVETRSVPNGIINVGSGIPRSIRSIGQLVQEHFRKKYCRDISLISEHPDPAGTVKRFVSVKKLHTVFPDLILKPFEEAVENYIKDIMGA is encoded by the coding sequence ATGGTGAATGTCTTTTTGACCGGTTCAACGGGATACCTTGGGAGTTCGTTCCTGTTGCATGCACCGGAAAACTGGAAGATCTACTGTTTTGGAAGAACCCGGCCCACATTCCCTTTGCCCGAACATGCAGAGTGGATCTCCGGTAATCTTCGATCGGGACCCTCTGATATCACGATTCCCGAAGATACGGACACAATCATCCATCTTGCCGGCATCAAGGGGAATTCTGCCTGCATTGCCCAACCATATGAGGCGATTGCGACAAATATTAACGGTACCCACCATCTGCTGGAAATGGCAAAGAAGCGGAACATCCCAAAAATAGTCTTTGCATCCACATACTGGGTCTATGGTGAGAATAGGAGCGCACCCTTTGAAGAGCATATGACAGTTGCTCCATCAGAGATGTACGGGCTGTCCAAAGCTGTATCGGAGCTGGAGATCCAGTCCTCGGGCATCGATTACCAGATCCTGCGGTTCGCGAATATCTTTGGAACGGGCAGCGGTATCCGTCCCGAAGAAGTTGTATACTATTTTATTCGTTCTGCAAGCAGAGGGGAGAGTATTCGGCTGGAACACGGAGGTTTTCAGGAAATCGACCTCATCGAGATATCCGATGCCTGTGCTGTGATCCGGGCTGCAGTTGAAACCCGTTCCGTTCCGAATGGGATCATAAACGTGGGTAGCGGCATACCGCGAAGTATACGTTCCATTGGACAACTCGTCCAAGAACACTTCCGGAAAAAATATTGCAGGGATATCTCCCTCATTTCAGAACATCCGGATCCTGCCGGAACCGTGAAACGTTTTGTCTCGGTGAAGAAACTTCATACGGTATTTCCCGATCTGATACTCAAACCATTTGAGGAAGCAGTTGAAAACTATATCAAGGATATTATGGGGGCCTAA
- a CDS encoding glycosyltransferase, with protein sequence MKTICFRVDAGNRIGMGHLMECIALTEYFRRESKVTVEFISNDFPPLKEIVAPLDIPVRILGLWDNEKDELSRMEELFGENKPDILICDLLNRSKDYYSGIRSLASHTAVILDDEIPREIPGDLVINFSITQDPTFYSRFAQDKIRYCIGPAFMPLSEQFKTVWSRPREIPENCRTIFVNQGGSDPYGLTLKIIRSLELLQLNQIIHIIMGDAITEQHRKELQAVQKNLKNQCVFEWGVSHKRMLEVMEESDIAITAAGNTLYELAIFGIPSIVICHHERHNVVADAFEQRGAAINMGIGISLDEQKIADTVSVLLKNRPGRSALSREMKKLVDGDGCKRIFQEVNRIW encoded by the coding sequence ATGAAGACCATCTGCTTCCGTGTCGACGCGGGCAACCGAATCGGGATGGGACACCTTATGGAATGTATCGCCCTCACGGAGTATTTCCGCAGAGAATCCAAAGTCACGGTTGAGTTTATTTCCAACGATTTCCCTCCGCTGAAGGAGATTGTTGCCCCTCTGGACATTCCGGTAAGGATCCTTGGATTATGGGACAACGAGAAGGATGAATTAAGCAGGATGGAAGAGTTGTTTGGGGAGAATAAACCCGATATCCTCATCTGCGATCTGCTTAACCGGTCAAAAGATTACTATTCGGGTATACGATCACTGGCCAGCCACACTGCGGTGATACTTGATGACGAGATCCCTCGGGAAATTCCAGGAGATCTCGTAATTAATTTCAGTATTACGCAGGACCCGACATTTTATTCAAGATTCGCCCAGGATAAAATCCGATACTGTATTGGTCCTGCATTCATGCCATTGTCCGAGCAATTCAAGACTGTATGGTCCCGTCCGCGGGAGATACCGGAAAACTGCAGGACCATTTTTGTCAACCAGGGCGGTAGTGACCCGTACGGATTGACACTCAAGATTATCCGGTCCCTTGAGCTGCTCCAACTTAACCAGATTATCCATATCATTATGGGTGATGCAATAACCGAGCAGCACCGTAAAGAACTTCAGGCTGTACAGAAAAACCTGAAGAACCAGTGTGTGTTCGAATGGGGTGTTTCTCATAAACGGATGCTTGAGGTTATGGAAGAGAGCGATATAGCCATCACAGCTGCCGGAAACACGCTATACGAACTGGCAATTTTCGGTATACCATCCATCGTCATTTGTCACCACGAGAGACATAATGTTGTTGCTGACGCATTTGAACAACGGGGCGCTGCGATTAACATGGGGATTGGTATTTCACTGGATGAACAGAAGATTGCTGATACCGTGAGCGTATTATTGAAGAACCGACCCGGTAGATCTGCATTGAGCAGAGAGATGAAAAAGCTCGTTGATGGCGATGGATGCAAGAGAATTTTTCAAGAGGTTAACAGGATATGGTGA
- a CDS encoding PIG-L deacetylase family protein, with protein MRVLVIAPHMDDEVLGVGGTISRHVAEKDEVSVCFVAHRVYNHRYDPEKNRNEMKSAQAAHEVLGYKDAVFLNLHDERLDACLQDIIIPLEAYVAKVNPDIVYIPHRGDNNQDHRAVFQAAMVALRPAANKDIKKVLSYEVPSSTEQAPPFPEYSFIPNYYVNIESSLDIKLQAMGCYGTEKRAYPHPRSEKALFITAQRRGIEIGFSAAEAFILIREKWD; from the coding sequence ATGAGAGTACTCGTCATTGCACCCCACATGGACGATGAGGTACTTGGTGTTGGCGGCACAATCTCCCGTCATGTTGCGGAAAAGGACGAGGTCTCTGTCTGTTTTGTTGCCCATCGGGTTTACAATCACCGGTATGATCCTGAAAAGAACCGGAATGAGATGAAATCCGCACAGGCTGCCCATGAGGTACTGGGTTACAAAGATGCAGTTTTTCTTAACCTGCATGATGAGCGTCTTGATGCATGTCTCCAGGATATTATCATCCCGCTTGAAGCGTATGTTGCAAAGGTCAATCCAGATATAGTGTACATTCCTCATCGCGGAGATAACAACCAGGATCACCGGGCCGTATTCCAGGCTGCGATGGTCGCTCTCCGTCCGGCAGCCAACAAGGACATTAAAAAAGTGCTCAGTTACGAAGTTCCTTCATCCACGGAACAAGCCCCGCCATTTCCGGAATACTCATTCATTCCCAATTATTACGTTAACATTGAGTCGAGTTTGGATATCAAACTTCAGGCAATGGGTTGTTACGGGACGGAAAAGCGTGCATATCCCCACCCGCGCTCGGAAAAGGCTCTTTTTATTACCGCACAACGGCGCGGGATCGAGATCGGCTTTTCTGCTGCCGAAGCGTTCATTCTTATAAGGGAAAAATGGGATTGA
- a CDS encoding radical SAM protein, whose translation MKVMNISQSNRERDYNRVSGKIKSWLYEIKRGHLISHTVDRFKWNIAPKYYHVVDFPTHIDIEVAVSCQMRCPMCRRKQMPTDLRYGMMDFDLYKKIIDESVNRGVYSVKLSWRGEPLLHPKIIQMVTYAKERGIRDVAFLSNGERLTQALAEGLVDAGLDWISISVDGIGETYDRIRWPETSEGILKKVTMLKKYRDDVHRKKPLIRIQTIYAAIKNNPSKYFALWETIGDKVYVIADQARADNNPFPRDPSYTCYEPWRRIVIGWDGIVPNCICDYDNLNPLGDVKTQTIYEIWHGNKFEQLRTQIRARKFREHAVCQECHDIGEMYNTTLQIGNKDIQIGLYKGQELDLEGLDARPKERI comes from the coding sequence ATGAAAGTTATGAACATTTCCCAATCAAACCGGGAACGGGATTACAACCGGGTATCCGGAAAGATAAAATCCTGGTTGTACGAGATCAAACGGGGCCACCTCATCAGTCACACTGTCGACCGGTTCAAGTGGAATATTGCACCGAAATATTATCATGTTGTTGATTTTCCGACCCATATTGATATCGAAGTTGCGGTTAGCTGCCAGATGCGGTGCCCCATGTGCCGCCGAAAACAGATGCCAACAGATCTGCGGTACGGAATGATGGACTTCGACCTGTATAAAAAGATTATTGATGAAAGCGTAAACAGGGGGGTCTATTCAGTCAAACTTTCGTGGCGGGGGGAGCCTTTGCTGCACCCAAAGATAATCCAGATGGTGACATATGCAAAAGAGCGGGGTATCCGTGATGTTGCGTTCCTGTCAAACGGGGAGCGTCTTACTCAGGCTTTGGCAGAGGGTCTGGTGGATGCAGGTCTTGACTGGATCAGTATTTCTGTTGACGGAATAGGTGAGACCTATGATCGAATTCGGTGGCCGGAAACATCAGAGGGTATCTTAAAGAAAGTAACCATGCTGAAAAAATACCGAGATGATGTCCATCGGAAAAAACCGCTCATCCGGATCCAGACAATCTATGCTGCAATAAAGAACAATCCGTCAAAATACTTCGCACTCTGGGAAACCATTGGTGACAAGGTGTACGTTATTGCCGATCAGGCCCGGGCAGACAATAATCCATTCCCCCGGGATCCTTCCTACACCTGCTACGAACCCTGGAGGAGGATTGTAATTGGGTGGGATGGGATCGTCCCGAACTGTATCTGTGATTATGACAATCTCAATCCACTTGGTGACGTAAAAACCCAGACAATTTACGAGATCTGGCATGGGAATAAGTTTGAACAGCTACGAACCCAAATCCGGGCGAGAAAATTCAGGGAACACGCAGTCTGTCAGGAGTGTCATGATATTGGTGAAATGTATAATACCACGCTCCAGATAGGGAATAAGGATATCCAGATTGGGTTGTATAAAGGTCAGGAGCTGGATCTTGAGGGGTTGGATGCCCGACCGAAGGAGAGAATATGA